TTTCTTACATAAATTCAGAGGATGCAGGCAAAACACGATATGCATCCGTGGTACGGGGAACCTTGGAAAGGTCAGATAGGGCAAACCTAAACAATATTGAAACCATTTGGCGGCAAACCCCCGCTCGATCACAGGGACATTTTTCCCACAGACTTGCGTTTGGTCTTGATGGAACTCAGCACGCTGGTAAGATTTTTATAACTTCTGGAGATCGGCAAGAATTAACTCCTGCACAAAAATGGGATTCGGCATTAGGAAAAGTTATCCGACTGAACGATGACGGGACGATACCAAAAGACAACCCGTTTCAGGATAAAGGTGATTTAGCAAAAACCTTTTGGACGGTTGGCCACAGAAATGCGCTTGGGATCGCTTTTGATAAAAATGGCCAGCTTTGGGCGCACGAAATGGGGCCTAAACATGGGGATGAGTTTAATTTAATCGTTGCGGGTGCGAATTATGGGTGGCCAATTGTATCTGAAGGCAACCATTATAGTGGAGCAGAAATTCCTGCCCATCAAACCAGGCCCGATTTCATGGCACCAAAAATCTATTGGGTGCCAACGGTGGCTCCCTCAGGATTGATTTTTTACGAAGGGGATGAATTTTCCGAATGGAATGGAAATGCATTCATGGGAGGATTGAAAAGCAAGGCACTGGTGCGAATAGGATTTAATAATGAAGAACCATTTGAAGCTGAACGCTTCAGTTGGTCCCAAAGAGTAAGAGAAGTCGAAATGGATCATGATGGTGCCATTTGGGTTTTGGAGGATGGTCCATCTGGCAGGTTAATAAAGTTTACCAAGCCAAATGAATAAAATTGGACATAGAAGTTAAGGTTTGCCCCACCCTCACTGAATCGGCTTGGCTATAAAGTCGCAATTTAAGAAAGCATCATCTTCAATTTGCTTGGCAATGGCCGTTTTCTTATGACCGGTCTAAGCTGCGCTTTTCGCCCGCACATTTGCGTCAATCGTATCACGGGCGACAGCGATATTCCATCACTTTGCCCGTAGAACCTTGGAAATTTATGTGAAAATTCTAAAAAAGGAGCCACCTATTTGACCGCGTGATGCTGCCCATGCTTGCCAAATACGATCAGGGTATAGAGCTAATGATCGGAGCGATCCGGTCGCGATCAAAGTTCGCACCGCATAGAACAACAGCACTAACTTTGTTGGTGCGGTTAGGGGCATCCAGCTGCCAGGCCGCCTGTGCCAATCCGGCAGACCCTTCGACCAGCATTTTTTCGCTCCAAGCCATGTGGCGGATACCCTCGGCGATCTCGTCCTCGGTGCAGTCGATTAATTCATCAATAACTTCGCTGCCCAGCGGCAGAGTAATTGAGCCTTCGTCGACACCGCCAGCGCAGCCGTCTGCCAAAGTATCACTATGGGTTACTTCGACGTCATGACCTGCCCGAATACTGGCAGCCAATGCGGCAGAATTACGCGCGCTGACACCGACAAGACGGGTGGAGGGTGAAAAGGCCTTAAGCACAGCCCCGATGCCTGAAATCAGACCGCCGCCTCCGATAGATACATAGACCACATCAAGGTGCGGCAGCTGTTGCAGCAGTTCCAGCGCAATCGTTCCTTGTCCAGCGATAACCTGCGGATCATTATAGGGAGAGCAATAGATGATGCCCTGCTCTTTGGCCAGTTTTTGCGCATGTTGTTCCGCCAAGCCGGAATCGTTTGAGTGCAAAATGGTCTTAACCCCAAGTGCTTTTATCCGAGACAGCTTTTCGCGTGCGACTGTTTCGGGCAATACCACGGTTAGATCATGACCAGTCATCTGCGCTGCCGTGGCAAGTGCCAGCCCGTGATTGCCCGACGATGCCGTAATGGCGGGCACATCTGTCGATAAGGATGTCAGTTTTGACATGGCACCCCGAAATTTAAATGACCCGGTTTTTTGAAAATTTTCAGCCTTGAAGACGAGACCAGTATCGTCGTCAAACGACAGGCGGGACGGGATGCAGGGTGTCAACGTCAACCAGTGTTTGATACGGCGATGGGCGGCAACTGAGAGGGCAGCTTGCTCAAGTACGGCGGAGGAGGCAGTCATCGGATGTCCTTTATTGAGTTTTTGCGCCTGCAGCAGCGTCAATGATGGTTTGAGTGATGGCAATGTCTTGTGCGGCGATCCCGGTTAGATCAACAACGGTGATCTCCTCATCCGAGGTCCGGCCCTTTTTTGCGCCAGAAAGAATAAGGCCCAGTTCGGTCACTTGAAGTGAAGCATCGCCGCGCTGCGCTGTCTGAAATTCGCCATGGTGCAAAGATTGGCTTGCCATATCACAGACGCGCAAAGATGCGGTGGCAACCAGCTTTGTCGGAAGCTCCTGCTTGCCCGGACAATCGGCCCCAATTGCGGTTACATGCGACCCCTTGCGCACCAAGCCATCCGCAAACAGGGGCTTTGTTGCATTTGTCGTCGTCGTAATGATGTCTGCCGCGCCAATGGCCGCGTTCAAATCGGGCACGGTGATCGCGTTGTAACCCGATGCGTTCAGGTCCGTACTCAACTCTTGCGCAGCAGAAGCATTGCGCGCCCATATGTTGAAATTCAACGCCCTATCTGTCATCAGTTTTGCCAAGCATATGGCCTGAAGCCGCGCCTGAATACCAGCACCGATGATCAACACCTCGGTCGCATCGGAGCGCGCCAGAGCGCGGGTGGCCAAAGCGCCGCCGATTGCAGTGCGCATATCTGTGAGCCAGCCTTCGTCCCGCATTATGGCAAGGGTTTCGCCTGTGGCGGCAGAAAAAGCTAGCATCATGCCGTTCGAGGAAGGCAGGCCTTTGGCTGGATTATCGTAGAAGCCAGAGGCGATCTTGATCACATAACTGGCGGTTCCTACGATATAGCCGGACTTGACGTGACAATCGCCGTTCGCTTCAGGAAACGTCAAATGCACCACCTCACCCGTTTGCACATTGCCCTGCGCGGATGCGACATATGCATCTTGGATACGCTGCACGGCAGTTTCAAAGTCAAACAAAGCCATGATCTGTGCTTTATCTAGGTCTAACATCGCAAGCCTCTTTAAGAACCGTTAATCTAGTTTACTAGTCGGCGTCGCATCGATTGAGCAGCCCACCTCAGTCATCCAATTTGAAAGTTAGTGCAAGATCGGCCTTTGGTCCATCGGAATGATGGCCACCGTAGGTGGACTTTTTGCCAGTTTAAACTTGGTTGAAGCGGGTGGGCCAATTTTTCTAAACTGATGCGATTAATACTATGTCTGACGGCACCCTAGAAAGGATGTCGGCAGTGTTCTGTTTTTGGGAGTGCAATGGCTACTTCCTGTTCAAAATGTTTAGACTCGCTATCTGGATAAGCCTTTGCCGCACATTGCCTCATTCTGTATCCAGCGGGAACAGGAGCTTCTTAATATAATTAGGAGTCACCAAAAGGGAAAAGGGTGCAGGATGAAAAAGAGCACCCAACCTTGTGAGCCGATGGTCACGCTATTTCATCTGCGCGATATTGCTTGCCTGTTTGAATACCCTGTTTGACCTTTTTATCGCCAACGCTGACGGCAGTGTGTGGGCAAAATCACCAACCTGTCATTGAAGGACTGAAGCCGCATAATCTCGGTTAAGTCACGCAACTGTTTTGAAGTAGGTGGAATTGGTTCAGAAACACTAACCTTTAAATTGGGAGACGCACACATGATAGCATTCAAGTCAACAATCAGCGCACTCGCGTTGAGTTTATTCACCGGAACCGTAATGGCCGCTGAACCGGTAAAAATCGGCTATTCTATATCCAATACGGGCCTGTTTGCACTGGCGGCACCATCCCAGGTTACAGCCTATGAACTTTGGGCAGAGGAAGTTAATGCTGCAGGCGGACTTGATGTTGCCGGCGAACTGCGCCAGGTCGAGCTTGTTTGGTATGATGATGAATCAAATCCGGCCAAAGCGGCACAAATCTATGAAAAACTTATTTCCGATGAAAAGGTGGACCTTCTGCTGGCGCCCTGGGGTACTCCGCACCATCTGAACGTAGCGGGCGTCGTTGAAACGCACGGATTTCCCATGGTGGGTAATACTGCCGCGTCGGTCGCCATCCGGGAAGTATCACCAGGCAATATCTGGTTCCCAACTTCGGCAATTCCCGACAAGATAGGCAAAGAACTTGCTGCGCTCGCCAAATCAGAAGGCGTAACCTCGGTCGCAGTGCTGGCCAATGTGCTACCCTTTCCACAGGAAAACCTTCAATTTTTGCTGCCCGCGCTCGAAGATCAAGGCATCGAAGTCAAGTTGGTTGAGAACTACCCACCGGATATTTCTGATATGACACCGCTTCTGGCGAAGGTTAAAGTGTCAGGTGCAAAGGGTGTCATTGTACTGTCGTTTCCAGCGGATTCCTTTCTATATATGGGACAGGCAAAGGAAATGGGTATTGATCAATCCTTTCAATTCTTACTCGTTGGACCGACAATTAACGCCTTTCGTGGCGCCTTTGGAGATCATGCCAATGGGATTGTGACAATCGGCCACTGGTCGCCGCATCAAGACAAATGGAGCAAAGCAAAACCATTCTTTGATGCCTATGTCAGCAAGTATGGCCATGCCCCTGATTATCTGGATTCTGCGCTGGCCTATATATCCGCTGAGATTCTTCAAGCAGCGGTTGCTGAAGCTGGACTTGACCACGCCAAATTGCGTGAATTCATTTCCTCAAATACATTTGAAACAATCAACGGTCCAATCCGCTTTGAGGGCGTTGAAAATGTAGAAACGCCAACCGCATTCTTGCAAATGCAAGGCGGCGAAATGCACCTTATTTGGCCCTCAGAAATTGCAACTTCTAAGATTCAGAAGCGCTGATCCTAACAGTTCAATGCAAGACACGGTGCCTTGCATTGAACTGACAGAGTATAAAAAATAAAGCCGGGGCACCCCCAATGGAAATTCTACTTTCACCACAGCTTTTGTTTTCAGCCTTAGTGATGGGTTTTCTTTATGCGCTGATCGCAGTGGGGTTGAATTTCGTTTATGGGACAATCCGGTTGCTGAACATTGCGCATGGTGATTTGGTCATGATCGGCGCCTATGCGGCTTTTAGCATGTTCACTTTCCTGGGCCTTTCGCCACTCCTTGGGTTGCCCCTGATCGCGGGCTTTACGGCACTTATTGGGTTCGGACTTTACTTTGGTCTTTTCAAGCAGCAGTTGGAAAAATCGGCTTCTATTGAACAGCTTGAAGCCAATTCGCTACTGCTATTTTTTGGTATCTCTGTAATTTTGCAGAACACCACGGCATTATTTTTCACAACTTCACTGCGCGCCTATCAGCATCTGGATACCGTTGTCAGCGTGTTCGGCACAAATATGACATGGAACCGGCTGTTGGCGCTAGGTGTATCACTCGTGATCGTCCTTTCGATAACTGCGTTTTTAAAATTTTCGATCTATGGACTTAGTATCTCTGCTTTGATGCAGAACCGCGACGCAGCCAAAGTCGTTGGCATCAATGTCGAGCGGGTTCAATTGGGCAGTTTTATCCTAGGGTTCGCGATTGCCGGAATTTCCGGAGCACTGATCAGCCTGACTGGACAGATATCACCTTTCATGGGCTTTCCCTTCACGATTGCCGCATTTGTGGTCATTATTCTGGGAGGCTTGGGAAACATAACCGGTGGGATTATCGCTGGCATCCTTTTGGGATTCATTGAAATTTATTCGGTTGCTTTAACATCCGCTACGTATCGGTCGATTCTGATCTATGGAATTTTTGTCGCAGCGATCATGATCCGTCCTCAGGGGCTCTTTGGAAAGGCCCAAAACAGATGAATGTACTTCGTAACA
The nucleotide sequence above comes from Rhodobacteraceae bacterium Araon29. Encoded proteins:
- a CDS encoding PQQ-dependent sugar dehydrogenase, giving the protein MRTLLIALMMTLATQAGADNILTGSAGSKLEGKVVSSFAGPWAMSFIDDKNLLVTTKSGRLWRVNTNGEQSLVSGVPKVFAGGQGGLGDVVLHPNFKQNKLIYISYINSEDAGKTRYASVVRGTLERSDRANLNNIETIWRQTPARSQGHFSHRLAFGLDGTQHAGKIFITSGDRQELTPAQKWDSALGKVIRLNDDGTIPKDNPFQDKGDLAKTFWTVGHRNALGIAFDKNGQLWAHEMGPKHGDEFNLIVAGANYGWPIVSEGNHYSGAEIPAHQTRPDFMAPKIYWVPTVAPSGLIFYEGDEFSEWNGNAFMGGLKSKALVRIGFNNEEPFEAERFSWSQRVREVEMDHDGAIWVLEDGPSGRLIKFTKPNE
- a CDS encoding pyridoxal-phosphate dependent enzyme; translated protein: MTASSAVLEQAALSVAAHRRIKHWLTLTPCIPSRLSFDDDTGLVFKAENFQKTGSFKFRGAMSKLTSLSTDVPAITASSGNHGLALATAAQMTGHDLTVVLPETVAREKLSRIKALGVKTILHSNDSGLAEQHAQKLAKEQGIIYCSPYNDPQVIAGQGTIALELLQQLPHLDVVYVSIGGGGLISGIGAVLKAFSPSTRLVGVSARNSAALAASIRAGHDVEVTHSDTLADGCAGGVDEGSITLPLGSEVIDELIDCTEDEIAEGIRHMAWSEKMLVEGSAGLAQAAWQLDAPNRTNKVSAVVLCGANFDRDRIAPIISSIP
- a CDS encoding ornithine cyclodeaminase family protein (catalyzes the formation of L-proline from L-ornithine), whose product is MLDLDKAQIMALFDFETAVQRIQDAYVASAQGNVQTGEVVHLTFPEANGDCHVKSGYIVGTASYVIKIASGFYDNPAKGLPSSNGMMLAFSAATGETLAIMRDEGWLTDMRTAIGGALATRALARSDATEVLIIGAGIQARLQAICLAKLMTDRALNFNIWARNASAAQELSTDLNASGYNAITVPDLNAAIGAADIITTTTNATKPLFADGLVRKGSHVTAIGADCPGKQELPTKLVATASLRVCDMASQSLHHGEFQTAQRGDASLQVTELGLILSGAKKGRTSDEEITVVDLTGIAAQDIAITQTIIDAAAGAKTQ
- a CDS encoding ABC transporter substrate-binding protein encodes the protein MIAFKSTISALALSLFTGTVMAAEPVKIGYSISNTGLFALAAPSQVTAYELWAEEVNAAGGLDVAGELRQVELVWYDDESNPAKAAQIYEKLISDEKVDLLLAPWGTPHHLNVAGVVETHGFPMVGNTAASVAIREVSPGNIWFPTSAIPDKIGKELAALAKSEGVTSVAVLANVLPFPQENLQFLLPALEDQGIEVKLVENYPPDISDMTPLLAKVKVSGAKGVIVLSFPADSFLYMGQAKEMGIDQSFQFLLVGPTINAFRGAFGDHANGIVTIGHWSPHQDKWSKAKPFFDAYVSKYGHAPDYLDSALAYISAEILQAAVAEAGLDHAKLREFISSNTFETINGPIRFEGVENVETPTAFLQMQGGEMHLIWPSEIATSKIQKR